DNA sequence from the Streptomyces sp. CA-210063 genome:
GGCTCCGGAGGGCCACAGCAGGGCGTGGGGGGCGTTGCGGATGTAGGGGGAGGCGGCGGAGATGTCGATGCCCCAGGAGACGCTGGGCGGTTTCAGGCCGACGCCGAGGTACGACAGGGTCGCCTCCAGGGCGATGTACGTGCCGAGGGCGATGGTGGCCACGACGATGACCGGGGCGACCGCGTTCGGGGTGATGTGGCGCAGCAGCATGCGGGAGTTGGAGGCGCCGAGGGCGCGGGCGGCCTGGACGTAGTCGTTCTGTTTGGCGGTGATGACCGCGCCGCGGGCGATGCGGGAGATCTGCGGCCAGCCCAGCAGCACCATGAAGCCGATCACCGGCCAGATGCTGTTGTTGGTCACCACGGACAGCAGCACCAGACCGCCGAGCACCACCGGGATCGCGAAGAAGACGTCGGTGATCCGGGACAGGATCGAGTCCCAGAGCCCGCCGAAGAACCCGGCGAGCCCGCCGAGCACCGACCCGAGGAGCGCGACGCCGAGCGTGGCGCAGACGCCGACGGCGATGGAGATCCGTGCCCCGTAGACGGTACGGGTGTACACGTCGCAGCCCTGGCCGTCGTAGCCGAAGGGGTGGCCGGATTCCGAGCCCTGCTGGGCCTTGGACAGATCGCACTTGAGCGGGTTGCCGGAGGCGATCAGCGACGGCCAGAGGGAGATGACGACCAGGAAGAGGATCACCAGGCCCGAGATGATGAAGACGGGGTTGCGGCGCAGGTCGCGCCAGGCGTCCGACCAGAGGCTGCGGGCCTTCTCGGACGGGCCGCCGTCGCCCGTGTCGCCCAGTCGCT
Encoded proteins:
- a CDS encoding ABC transporter permease, giving the protein MPESQPPQPHVSGGGRAAEGGAIAATGMGGAMDLATTEGETLEKRLGDTGDGGPSEKARSLWSDAWRDLRRNPVFIISGLVILFLVVISLWPSLIASGNPLKCDLSKAQQGSESGHPFGYDGQGCDVYTRTVYGARISIAVGVCATLGVALLGSVLGGLAGFFGGLWDSILSRITDVFFAIPVVLGGLVLLSVVTNNSIWPVIGFMVLLGWPQISRIARGAVITAKQNDYVQAARALGASNSRMLLRHITPNAVAPVIVVATIALGTYIALEATLSYLGVGLKPPSVSWGIDISAASPYIRNAPHALLWPSGALAITVLAFIMLGDAVRDALDPKLR